The following are from one region of the Thermoanaerobaculia bacterium genome:
- a CDS encoding MoaD/ThiS family protein, which yields MVRVTLPPNLRDLARTGPEVSVEVAGEATQRAILDALEARYPMLKGTIRDHVTQKRRPFVRFFACGEDYSHESPDAPLPASVADGSEPFLVVGAIAGG from the coding sequence ATGGTCCGGGTGACGCTTCCGCCGAACCTCCGCGACCTCGCGCGCACGGGTCCCGAGGTGTCGGTCGAGGTGGCGGGGGAGGCGACCCAGCGCGCGATCCTCGACGCGCTCGAAGCCCGTTACCCGATGCTGAAGGGGACGATCCGCGACCACGTCACGCAGAAGCGCCGGCCTTTCGTGCGCTTCTTCGCCTGCGGCGAGGACTACTCGCACGAATCCCCCGACGCCCCGCTCCCCGCGAGCGTCGCCGACGGCTCGGAGCCGTTCCTCGTCGTCGGCGCGATCGCGGGCGGCTGA
- a CDS encoding exo-alpha-sialidase — translation MSRVRVLVGTRKGAFILTSDGKRESWDVAGPFFTGWEVYHLKGSPADPDRLYASQTSGWFGQVIQRSHDGGKTWDTPGGGPTMSPEGMPQGESNRFVYDDSPETGRPLTTHQHYDGTQRPWEFKRVWHLEPSLDDPNTVYAGVEDAALFKSTDGGASWKELPGLRGHGTGPRWQPGAGGMCLHTIILDPKNPGRIFTAISAAGVFRSDDGGAAWKPVTRGLKSQFLPDPGAEVGHCVHRIAMHPSRPNTLFMQKHWDVMRTDDAGENWREVSGNLPTDFGFVVDVHAHEPETVYVLPIQSDSHHFVAEGKLRVYRSRAGGNEWEALTRGLPQKDCYVNVLRDAMSVDSLDPCGVYFGTTGGQVYVSPDAGDSWAPIVRDLPAVLSVEVQTLA, via the coding sequence ATGAGTCGAGTCCGCGTCCTGGTCGGCACCCGCAAAGGAGCGTTCATCCTCACTTCGGACGGGAAGCGCGAGAGCTGGGACGTCGCCGGTCCGTTCTTCACGGGCTGGGAGGTTTACCACCTGAAGGGCTCGCCCGCCGATCCGGACCGCCTCTACGCCTCGCAGACGAGCGGCTGGTTCGGGCAGGTCATCCAGCGCTCGCACGACGGCGGAAAGACGTGGGACACGCCCGGCGGCGGCCCGACGATGAGCCCGGAGGGGATGCCGCAGGGGGAGAGCAACAGGTTCGTCTACGACGATTCCCCCGAGACCGGCAGGCCCCTGACGACGCACCAGCATTACGACGGCACGCAGCGCCCCTGGGAGTTCAAACGAGTATGGCATCTCGAGCCTTCGCTCGACGATCCGAACACCGTCTACGCGGGTGTGGAAGACGCCGCACTCTTCAAATCGACCGACGGCGGTGCGAGCTGGAAGGAGCTCCCCGGGCTCCGCGGCCATGGGACCGGTCCCCGGTGGCAGCCGGGCGCGGGCGGGATGTGCCTGCACACGATCATCCTCGATCCGAAGAATCCCGGCCGGATCTTCACCGCGATCTCGGCGGCGGGCGTCTTCCGGTCCGACGACGGCGGCGCCGCGTGGAAGCCCGTGACGCGCGGCCTCAAGTCCCAGTTCCTCCCCGACCCGGGCGCGGAAGTCGGCCACTGCGTCCACCGCATCGCGATGCACCCGTCGCGGCCGAACACGCTCTTCATGCAGAAGCACTGGGACGTCATGCGGACCGACGATGCCGGCGAGAACTGGCGCGAGGTGAGCGGGAACCTTCCGACCGACTTCGGTTTCGTCGTCGACGTGCACGCCCACGAGCCCGAGACGGTTTACGTCCTCCCGATCCAGAGCGACTCCCACCATTTCGTCGCCGAAGGTAAGCTCCGCGTCTATCGCAGCCGCGCGGGCGGGAACGAATGGGAGGCGCTGACGCGGGGCCTCCCGCAGAAGGACTGCTACGTCAACGTGCTGCGCGACGCGATGTCGGTCGATTCGCTCGACCCGTGCGGCGTGTACTTCGGAACGACCGGAGGGCAGGTCTACGTTTCTCCCGACGCCGGCGACTCCTGGGCGCCGATCGTCCGCGATCTGCCCGCGGTGCTCTCCGTCGAGGTTCAGACGCTCGCATGA